The following proteins come from a genomic window of Trifolium pratense cultivar HEN17-A07 linkage group LG4, ARS_RC_1.1, whole genome shotgun sequence:
- the LOC123924501 gene encoding uncharacterized protein LOC123924501, with protein sequence MAVSLNPFSSWNMWGGNGRKEKEPASNGSSLNSSTTSEWTLTLKEHEVVKFPLVKENKKVQSPSHRKVRRKREENMEETRIVPSDGGDWCFLSGFESDDSDWSIGWLEPLGSDFESNDNDDEDHSGDDSFAVLVPCYSPGCKEVEDSNNVLLNAIKNLPNEFSSDGKNYMEKWLASLQNFGS encoded by the exons ATGGCTGTATCATTAAACCCTTTCTCATCATGGAACATGTGGGGTGGTAATGGGAGAAAAGAGAAAGAGCCAGCTTCAAATGGTTCTTCTTTGAATTCATCAACAACTTCTGAATGGACTCTTACTTTGAAGGAACATGAAGTGGTTAAGTTTCCTTTGGTGAAGGAAAACAAAAAGGTTCAATCACCATCACATAGGAAAGTTAGAAGGAAAAGAGAGGAAAATATGGAAGAGACAAGAATTGTTCCATCTGATGGTGGTGATTGGTGTTTCTTGTCTGGTTTTGAATCTGATGACTCAGATTGGTCTATTGGGTGGTTGGAACCTCTTGGTTCTGATTTTGAAagcaatgataatgatgatgaggATCATTCTGGTGATGATAGTTTTGCTGTATTGGTTCCTTGTTATTCACCTGGTTGCAAGGAGGTTGAAGACTCAAACAATGTGCTTTTGAATGCCATTAAGAATCTCCCCAATGAATTTTCTTCTG ACGGAAAGAATTACATGGAAAAATGGTTGGCTTCTCTACAGAACTTTGGAtcttag
- the LOC123924500 gene encoding uncharacterized protein At4g38062-like has product MDKVCEVLDEAKVEIEKLKAELRAKTDSLENLKRSLNAQVNQTQEAKIKSEKLDQELLQKAYEIAETKSLYKDLKGNLKEQDSIIKHLNAANDKIRADFNEKIKKFEDEKRGLVLALEEANDKAENQEQQICEYRKEIESLKSCLSVSKKKGLQTEMKLKLSKELSERDDMFQKLEEEKVKLEDQLKWKKEQFKHLEEAYEKLKGQLKSSKKEWEMEKSTLLDEISSLQTKLDSQIRISEDLQHQLQTCHQALAHVESQKKRLEIEVSDFRLQLDSASSEYQGARLQLDCDRDKDIAELRYSLKTKEACIKEAKYQTEKLEQENQELRMSLKELQEAQIQEAGASYSQSKLRTKLRNLEQTHKECALTLKAREAEWNSQIEQLTGDLNSCQSELEAKITALEELQMELETSHSITVEMRFLNEEMYVMQLVLKQGISEAQLKLANYKDEMDLINKEKEGKIFQLMKQLEMRDDALISAQKELTEECEKAACLMSKMREIESYGSNKELQHSLQNELDRYKEMLEESTNCQQILEEKLLQMKSDSKEQFRETHEALDIAINELDEKIGERSEMEFELQIWKSIVERLKNDLEESHLTRKELEASLLAQVDVGESLKQEVVLLEQESIRRELESIVIANGTVERKLKMENENLVENVTKLSLEKENLLAFVQGLFDRISEFSIADTQLMDMLRSMEQSFEINCTGMNMKKGDESFFDVKENMIIQVSPTSRIKKVEAISDIRSPFKELNSC; this is encoded by the coding sequence ATGGACAAGGTTTGTGAAGTGCTAGATGAAGCTAAAGTTGAGATTGAGAAACTCAAAGCAGAATTAAGAGCAAAAACAGATTCACTTGAGAATTTGAAGAGGTCCCTCAATGCACAGGTCAATCAAACAcaagaagcaaaaataaaatctgAGAAGTTGGATCAGGAACTGCTTCAAAAGGCGTACGAAATCGCAGAGACGAAGAGTTTGTACAAAGATCTCAAAGGGAATTTGAAAGAACAAGACTCCATCATCAAACATCTCAATGCTGCAAATGATAAAATTCGAGCGGATTTCAATGAAAAGATTAAAAAGTTTGAAGATGAGAAAAGAGGGTTGGTATTGGCCTTAGAGGAAGCAAATGACAAGGCAGAGAATCAAGAACAACAGATTTGTGAATACAGAAAAGAAATCGAAAGCCTGAAAAGTTGTCTCTCGGTTTCGAAGAAGAAGGGTTTGCAAAcagaaatgaaattgaaattatcGAAAGAACTAAGTGAAAGAGATGACATGTTTCAGAAGTTGGAGGAGGAAAAAGTGAAGTTGGAAGATCAATTAAAATGGAAGAAGGAACAGTTTAAACATCTCGAGGAAGCGTATGAAAAACTTAAAGGCCAATTGAAGTCTAGCAAGAAGGAGTGGGAGATGGAAAAATCTACATTGCTTGATGAGATTTCTTCACTTCAAACTAAACTAGACTCTCAGATCAGAATATCTGAAGATCTTCAACACCAGTTACAGACTTGTCACCAAGCTCTTGCTCATGTAGAAAGTCAGAAAAAGCGACTTGAAATTGAAGTTTCAGATTTTAGGCTGCAGCTTGATAGTGCCAGTAGTGAGTACCAGGGTGCTAGACTACAGCTCGATTGCGACCGCGACAAAGATATTGCAGAGTTGAGATATTCTCTGAAAACAAAAGAGGCATGTATTAAAGAAGCAAAGTATCAAACTGAGAAGCTAGAGCAAGAAAATCAAGAGTTAAGGATGTCACTCAAAGAATTACAGGAAGCTCAAATTCAAGAAGCAGGGGCTTCATATTCGCAGTCGAAGTTGAGGACCAAACTCAGAAATTTAGAACAAACACATAAAGAGTGTGCCTTGACTCTTAAGGCTAGAGAAGCCGAATGGAACTCTCAGATAGAACAATTGACTGGAGACCTTAATAGCTGTCAGTCTGAGTTGGAAGCTAAAATTACAGCATTGGAAGAGCTTCAAATGGAGTTGGAAACGTCTCATTCGATAACTGTTGAGATGAGGTTTTTGAATGAGGAAATGTATGTGATGCAGCTAGTGTTGAAACAAGGAATTTCTGAGGCTCAATTAAAGCTTGCCAATTATAAAGATGAGATGGATCTaatcaacaaagaaaaagaagggaAGATTTTTCAATTGATGAAGCAGTTGGAGATGAGAGATGATGCTTTGATCAGTGCTCAAAAAGAATTAACTGAAGAATGCGAGAAAGCAGCGTGTTTGATGAGTAAGATGAGGGAGATTGAGTCCTATGGATCCAACAAAGAACTGCAGCACTCACTGCAAAATGAACTGGATAGGTACAAGGAAATGCTGGAGGAATCAACTAACTGTCAGCAGATCCTCGAAGAGAAGCTTTTGCAGATGAAATCTGATTCAAAGGAACAATTTAGAGAAACACATGAAGCCTTAGACATTGCCATCAATGAATTGGATGAGAAAATTGGTGAAAGAAGCGAAATGGAATTTGAATTGCAAATATGGAAATCGATTGTTGAACGTTTGAAGAATGATCTCGAAGAAAGTCATTTGACGCGTAAAGAACTAGAAGCTTCACTTCTCGCACAAGTAGATGTTGGTGAAAGCCTCAAGCAAGAGGTGGTTTTGTTGGAACAAGAATCAATTAGAAGAGAATTGGAGAGTATTGTGATTGCAAATGGTACAGTGGAAAGAAAACTCAAAATGGAGAATGAAAATTTAGTTGAAAATGTAACAAAACTGTCATTGGAAAAGGAAAACTTGTTGGCTTTTGTTCAAGGGTTATTTGATAGAATCTCTGAGTTCTCTATTGCAGACACTCAACTAATGGACATGTTGAGAAGCATGGAGCAATCTTTTGAGATTAATTGTACTGGAATGAACATGAAAAAGGGTGATGAAAGCTTTTTCGATGTAAAAGAGAATATGATAATTCAAGTTTCTCCTACTAGTAGGATAAAGAAAGTTGAAGCAATTTCTGATATAAG